In Rhizobium gallicum bv. gallicum R602sp, the following proteins share a genomic window:
- a CDS encoding helix-turn-helix transcriptional regulator, with the protein MLYLVDVDHSDIWPDRPPAPFKRYPRGSICLISLKDGAAISIRGRFEVLAFHIPSSHFDELAKDAGEPRVDDLATCRGVDDQVIRNIGGALMPMFDMPEEVRDTLLPHIGLALNAHLAHRYGRSPAQRLLASGQLSPMQEKRIKTYIAANLSENIPVDKIADATGFSSDELRSGFFDTTGQSVLEWISACRMKKAQSQLSRTGETIAQVAETCGFADENTFVETFTKAVGVTPGEWRSRNRH; encoded by the coding sequence ATGCTCTATCTCGTCGATGTCGACCATTCCGACATCTGGCCAGACCGACCTCCGGCACCTTTCAAGAGGTATCCCAGGGGCTCGATTTGTCTAATCAGCCTGAAGGATGGAGCCGCAATCTCCATTCGAGGTCGTTTTGAGGTCCTTGCGTTTCATATCCCGAGCTCGCATTTTGACGAGCTGGCGAAGGATGCAGGAGAACCTCGCGTCGACGACCTTGCGACCTGTCGCGGGGTCGACGATCAGGTAATCCGCAATATTGGTGGAGCACTGATGCCGATGTTCGATATGCCGGAAGAGGTCAGGGATACGCTGCTTCCGCATATCGGACTGGCGTTAAACGCCCATCTCGCGCATCGTTACGGACGGTCGCCCGCCCAGCGCCTGTTGGCCAGCGGTCAGCTGTCTCCTATGCAGGAAAAGCGTATCAAGACGTACATAGCTGCGAACTTATCGGAAAACATACCGGTCGATAAAATTGCCGACGCGACCGGTTTTTCATCGGATGAGCTCCGCTCCGGCTTCTTTGATACGACTGGGCAGTCTGTTCTCGAATGGATTTCGGCGTGTCGGATGAAGAAGGCCCAATCACAACTGAGCCGGACCGGTGAGACCATCGCCCAAGTGGCAGAAACGTGCGGTTTTGCGGATGAGAACACATTCGTCGAGACCTTCACGAAGGCGGTGGGTGTCACTCCTGGAGAGTGGCGTTCACGCAACCGGCACTAA
- a CDS encoding XapX domain-containing protein, whose protein sequence is MKIYLLSLGAGVLVGVIYSLLNVRSPAPPVVALIGLLGILVGEQLVPLAKSIWTREPAALSWLHQVKPHMFGHLPQGGPNVVEVTSQRKDPTLGKS, encoded by the coding sequence ATGAAAATCTATCTCCTGTCACTCGGTGCCGGCGTGCTGGTGGGCGTGATCTACAGCCTGCTCAACGTCCGTTCGCCCGCCCCGCCTGTCGTCGCTCTCATCGGTTTGCTTGGGATCCTCGTCGGTGAGCAGCTCGTTCCGCTGGCAAAAAGCATCTGGACTCGCGAGCCTGCTGCCCTTTCCTGGCTGCATCAGGTAAAGCCGCACATGTTCGGCCACCTCCCGCAAGGCGGTCCGAACGTGGTGGAGGTGACCTCCCAGCGCAAAGATCCGACATTGGGGAAAAGCTGA
- a CDS encoding alpha/beta fold hydrolase: protein MGYITTKDGVEIFYKDWGPTDAQPIVFHHGWPLSSDDWDAQMLFFLSKGYRVVAHDRRGHGRSAQVADGHDMDHYAADAFALVEALDLKNAVHIGHSTGGGEVARYVAKYGQPSSRVAKAVLVSAVPPLMLKTKTNPGGLPMEVFDGIRRGVAENRAQLFVDFPTGPFYGFNRPDAKVYPGVIQNWWRQGMMGSAKAHYDGIKAFSETDQTEDLKAIIVPTLVMHGDDDQVVPIDNTGRLSVKLVQNGTLKVYKGYPHGMLTTHADVLNADLLKFVEA, encoded by the coding sequence ATGGGCTACATCACCACCAAGGACGGCGTCGAAATCTTCTATAAGGATTGGGGTCCCACGGATGCCCAGCCGATCGTCTTCCACCATGGCTGGCCGCTCTCATCAGACGATTGGGACGCCCAGATGCTGTTCTTCCTATCCAAGGGCTATCGCGTCGTCGCCCATGATCGACGCGGTCACGGACGCTCCGCGCAGGTCGCAGACGGTCACGATATGGACCACTATGCCGCCGACGCCTTCGCTCTCGTTGAAGCCCTTGACCTGAAGAACGCCGTTCACATCGGGCACTCGACAGGTGGCGGCGAGGTCGCCCGTTATGTCGCAAAATACGGTCAGCCTTCCAGCCGCGTCGCCAAGGCCGTTCTGGTCTCCGCCGTTCCTCCGCTGATGCTGAAGACCAAGACAAATCCGGGCGGCCTTCCGATGGAAGTCTTCGACGGCATTCGCAGGGGCGTTGCTGAAAACCGCGCGCAGCTCTTCGTCGACTTTCCCACCGGTCCATTCTACGGATTCAACCGTCCCGACGCTAAGGTTTATCCTGGCGTCATCCAGAATTGGTGGCGGCAGGGCATGATGGGCAGCGCCAAGGCTCATTACGATGGGATCAAGGCCTTCTCGGAGACCGACCAGACGGAAGACCTAAAGGCGATCATCGTTCCGACCCTCGTCATGCACGGCGACGACGACCAGGTCGTGCCGATCGACAACACCGGCAGGCTGTCCGTGAAGCTGGTGCAGAATGGTACTCTCAAAGTCTACAAGGGTTATCCGCACGGCATGCTGACAACCCATGCCGATGTCCTGAACGCCGATCTCTTGAAGTTCGTCGAGGCCTGA
- a CDS encoding hydrolase produces the protein MSNKLQVLTPQNSQIIFIDQQPQMAFGVQSIDRQTLKNNVVGLAKAARIFNIPTTITTVETDSFSGNTFPELLAVVPDNDILERTSMNSWDDQNVRDALAKNAANGRKKIVVAGLWTEVCNTTFALSCMNDTDYEIYMVADASGGTSVDAHKYAMDRMVQAGVVPVTWQQVLLEWQRDWARKETYEAVTSLVKEHSGAYGMGIDYAVTHVHGGSERVIHGRRIGPNPAK, from the coding sequence ATGTCTAACAAGCTTCAGGTCCTGACCCCGCAGAACAGCCAGATCATCTTCATCGACCAGCAGCCCCAGATGGCCTTCGGCGTCCAGTCGATCGATCGCCAGACTTTGAAGAACAACGTCGTGGGCCTTGCCAAAGCAGCCAGGATCTTCAACATCCCGACCACGATCACCACCGTCGAGACCGACTCTTTCTCGGGCAACACCTTTCCCGAACTGCTCGCCGTGGTCCCCGACAACGACATTCTCGAGCGCACCTCGATGAACTCCTGGGACGATCAGAACGTCCGCGATGCACTTGCCAAGAACGCCGCCAACGGCCGCAAGAAGATCGTCGTCGCTGGTCTCTGGACCGAGGTCTGCAACACGACGTTCGCCCTCTCCTGCATGAACGATACCGACTATGAAATCTACATGGTCGCGGATGCCTCCGGCGGCACGTCTGTCGACGCGCACAAATACGCCATGGACCGCATGGTGCAGGCGGGTGTCGTTCCAGTCACCTGGCAGCAGGTCCTGCTGGAATGGCAGCGCGACTGGGCCCGCAAGGAAACCTACGAGGCGGTTACCTCTCTGGTGAAGGAGCATTCCGGTGCTTACGGCATGGGCATCGATTATGCCGTCACCCACGTTCACGGCGGCTCTGAGCGGGTCATCCACGGCAGGCGCATCGGCCCCAACCCGGCCAAGTAA
- a CDS encoding MFS transporter translates to MSVRKSSGGFAPLRQPVFAVLWAATVLGNTGSFMRDVASSWLMTDLSAAPAAVAMVQAAGTLPIFLLAIPAGVLSDILDRRKFLIAVQLLLASVSITLMTLSHVGMLSVSALIGLTFLGGIGAALMGPTWQAVVPELVPREDVKNAVALNSLGINIARSIGPAAGGLLLAAFGAAVTYGVDVATYVLVIAALIWWPRAKDANDALSEGFFGAFRAGLRYTRASQTLHVVLLRAAIFFAFASAVWALLPLVARQLLGGDASFYGILLGAVGAGAIGGALVMPRLRQRLDADSLLLGSALVTALVMAALSLAPPQGLAVFILLFLGAAWITALTTLNGAAQAILPNWVRGRGLAVYLTVFNGAMTAGSLGWGAVGEVAGVSGTLVIGAGGLLVAGLIMHRIKLPSGDADLIPSNHWPEPLVAEPVAHDRGPVLILIEYNVEKHHRTAFLHALDRMSHERRRDGAYGWGVTEDSADPQKIVEWFMVESWAEHLRQHKRVSNADADLQGQMLAYHSGRDKPVVRHFLAINRPGAA, encoded by the coding sequence ATGAGCGTCAGAAAATCCTCCGGTGGCTTCGCACCGCTCCGTCAACCCGTCTTCGCGGTGCTATGGGCGGCCACGGTTCTGGGCAACACCGGCAGTTTCATGCGCGATGTCGCCAGCTCCTGGCTGATGACGGATCTTTCCGCTGCCCCTGCGGCGGTCGCCATGGTGCAGGCGGCCGGCACGCTGCCGATCTTCCTGCTGGCAATCCCGGCAGGCGTTCTCTCGGACATCCTCGACCGGCGCAAGTTCCTCATCGCCGTTCAGCTTCTTTTGGCAAGTGTCAGCATAACGCTGATGACATTGTCCCACGTAGGCATGCTTTCGGTCAGCGCGCTGATTGGCTTGACGTTCTTAGGCGGTATCGGTGCCGCGCTCATGGGACCGACATGGCAGGCGGTCGTGCCCGAACTCGTGCCTCGCGAAGATGTGAAGAATGCCGTCGCTCTGAATTCGCTGGGCATCAATATTGCGCGCTCAATCGGTCCTGCGGCTGGTGGCTTGCTGCTTGCCGCTTTTGGTGCCGCCGTTACCTACGGCGTCGACGTTGCGACGTACGTCCTCGTCATCGCGGCGTTGATCTGGTGGCCGCGCGCCAAGGATGCCAACGACGCGTTGTCGGAAGGGTTTTTCGGCGCCTTCCGGGCAGGACTGCGTTACACCCGCGCCAGCCAGACGCTTCATGTCGTGCTGCTTCGAGCGGCGATCTTCTTTGCGTTCGCCAGTGCTGTCTGGGCACTGCTTCCGTTGGTTGCGCGCCAACTCCTGGGCGGTGACGCCAGCTTCTACGGCATCCTTCTCGGCGCTGTCGGTGCAGGTGCAATCGGCGGTGCGCTCGTCATGCCGCGGCTGCGGCAGCGTCTGGATGCCGACAGCCTGTTACTCGGGTCTGCGCTCGTGACGGCGTTGGTCATGGCGGCGCTTTCGCTGGCTCCGCCGCAAGGGCTGGCGGTCTTTATCCTTCTGTTCCTCGGCGCAGCATGGATCACCGCCCTCACCACTCTCAACGGCGCCGCGCAAGCGATCCTGCCGAACTGGGTGCGGGGGCGCGGCCTTGCCGTCTATCTGACTGTCTTCAACGGTGCGATGACGGCCGGCAGCCTCGGCTGGGGTGCTGTCGGCGAAGTTGCCGGCGTCTCGGGCACATTGGTGATCGGTGCGGGCGGACTGCTCGTGGCTGGACTGATCATGCACCGTATCAAACTGCCCTCTGGCGATGCCGATCTGATTCCATCAAACCACTGGCCCGAACCACTCGTCGCAGAACCGGTTGCGCATGATCGAGGCCCGGTCCTGATCCTGATCGAATACAATGTCGAAAAACATCATCGCACCGCCTTCCTGCATGCGCTGGACAGAATGTCTCACGAGCGGCGGCGTGACGGGGCCTATGGATGGGGTGTGACGGAAGACTCTGCCGATCCGCAAAAGATCGTCGAATGGTTCATGGTGGAATCCTGGGCTGAACATCTCCGACAGCACAAGCGGGTATCGAACGCCGATGCCGATCTTCAAGGTCAGATGCTTGCCTATCATTCAGGGAGGGACAAGCCTGTCGTCCGGCATTTCCTGGCAATCAACCGGCCTGGCGCGGCTTAA
- a CDS encoding DoxX family protein yields MPSDIPLRNCVVSLLASPVARFIALLGLCAAYIQGPLTKIFDFNGAIGEMEHFGLHPAVFFAVAVIAFELAASAMVLSGFLRWLGALALAGFTLLATLVALRFWEMPSGMDRMMATNAFFEHLGLAGAFVIVATIDIGKGTSR; encoded by the coding sequence ATGCCATCGGACATCCCCCTCCGCAACTGCGTCGTTTCACTGCTCGCGTCGCCCGTGGCGCGTTTCATCGCGCTGCTCGGCTTATGCGCAGCCTATATCCAGGGGCCGCTGACCAAGATCTTCGACTTTAACGGCGCCATTGGCGAGATGGAGCATTTCGGACTTCATCCAGCGGTGTTCTTCGCGGTCGCGGTCATCGCGTTCGAGCTTGCGGCTTCGGCCATGGTGCTTTCCGGCTTCCTGCGTTGGCTCGGAGCGCTGGCTCTCGCGGGATTCACGTTGCTTGCGACCCTCGTTGCACTTCGATTCTGGGAAATGCCTTCCGGGATGGACCGCATGATGGCAACGAATGCCTTCTTCGAACATCTTGGTCTCGCTGGCGCGTTCGTGATCGTTGCAACAATCGATATCGGCAAGGGAACGAGCAGATGA
- a CDS encoding helix-turn-helix domain-containing protein has translation MSINQALAGSDIAVFRKATSVMRLDQVKTSASDRGFVVGVSSLGGHTRRIYHQHHATNHDFTENSIYIRNLSEGYKADLSGPFDFLLLEISPASLIRIAEGAELPGVTSLAAETASKDIVLANLCRALTPALEKPEEASALFVDQMATAIGTYLVQRYGGRSIAASNRSRSLSRSHEQLAKSLLLENLDGNISISEVAKVCNLSRGYFIRAFRETTGMTPYQWLLSERVNRARELLRASNAPLAEVAIACGFADQSHFTRVFSSIAGLTPGNWRRNS, from the coding sequence TTGTCGATCAACCAGGCTTTGGCAGGATCGGATATCGCGGTCTTCCGCAAGGCGACGAGCGTCATGCGGCTCGATCAAGTCAAGACGTCGGCAAGCGATCGAGGTTTCGTTGTCGGCGTATCTTCGCTCGGTGGCCATACGCGGCGCATCTATCATCAACATCATGCGACCAACCACGATTTTACGGAAAATTCGATCTATATCCGCAATCTCTCCGAAGGCTACAAGGCAGATCTTAGCGGTCCTTTCGATTTCCTTCTGCTTGAAATTTCGCCTGCGTCTCTCATCAGGATTGCCGAAGGCGCTGAACTTCCTGGCGTGACGTCGCTGGCGGCCGAAACCGCTTCAAAAGATATCGTGCTTGCCAATCTTTGTCGCGCGCTGACCCCGGCACTCGAAAAACCCGAGGAGGCAAGCGCGCTGTTCGTCGACCAAATGGCGACTGCCATCGGGACCTATCTGGTCCAACGCTATGGCGGTCGGTCCATCGCGGCCTCCAACAGATCACGAAGCCTGTCGCGTTCGCATGAGCAACTGGCAAAAAGTCTGCTTCTCGAAAACCTCGACGGCAACATCTCGATTTCGGAGGTCGCGAAGGTCTGCAATCTGTCTCGCGGCTATTTCATTCGCGCTTTTCGGGAAACGACTGGGATGACACCATATCAATGGCTTCTCAGCGAGCGGGTGAATCGCGCCCGCGAGTTGCTTCGGGCCTCGAACGCGCCACTTGCCGAGGTGGCCATCGCCTGCGGCTTCGCGGATCAGAGCCATTTCACGCGGGTTTTTTCGAGTATCGCCGGCCTGACGCCTGGCAATTGGCGCCGAAACTCCTGA
- a CDS encoding amidohydrolase gives MTTRRTFLGAASSLAFSNLFSTAHAADPVKTGVAPMYADIVLHHGLITTLDRTNPNATAIAIKDGLFMEVGSDSEIMALAGPSTKVIDLKGKRVLPGLIDNHTHVVRGGLNYNMELRWDGIRSLADAMDMLKRQVAITPAPQWVRVVGGFTEHQFVEKRLPTIEEINAIAPDTPVFLLHLYDRALLNGAALRAVGYTRDTPNPPGGEITRDTNGNPTGMLLAKPNAGVLYSTLAKGPKLPFDYQVNSTRHFMRELNRLGVTGVIDAGGGYQNYPDDYAVIQKLSDEDQLTVRLAYNLFTQKPKEEKQDFLNWTRSVKYKQGNDYFRHNGAGEMLVFSAADFEDFRQPRPDMPPEMEGELEDVVRVLAENRWPWRLHATYDETISRSLDVFEKVNRDIPLEGLNWFFDHAETISDRSIDRIAALGGGIATQHRMAYQGEYFVERYGHGVAEATPPIKRMLEKGINVSAGTDATRVASYNPWVSLSWMVTGKTVGGMQLYPRANCLDRETALRMWTENVTWFSNEEGKKGRIEKGQFADLVVPDKDFFSCSEDEISFLTSDLTMVGGKIVYGAGDFKALDENDVPPAMPDWSPVRAFGGYAAWGDPEGAGKRSLRRTAISTCGCASDCGVHGHDHAGAWTSKLPIADLKAFFGALGCSCWAV, from the coding sequence ATGACGACGCGCCGCACCTTCCTGGGCGCAGCATCGAGCCTCGCCTTTTCAAATCTGTTTTCTACGGCCCATGCCGCCGATCCCGTCAAGACCGGAGTCGCTCCAATGTATGCAGATATCGTCCTTCATCATGGATTGATCACTACGCTCGACCGCACCAACCCGAATGCCACGGCGATCGCCATTAAGGATGGCTTGTTCATGGAAGTGGGCAGCGACAGCGAGATCATGGCGCTTGCCGGGCCGAGTACAAAGGTGATCGATCTAAAGGGCAAACGCGTGCTGCCCGGCCTGATTGATAACCACACCCACGTCGTGCGTGGCGGTCTCAACTACAATATGGAACTGCGTTGGGATGGCATCCGCAGCCTTGCCGACGCCATGGACATGCTGAAGCGGCAGGTGGCGATCACGCCAGCCCCGCAATGGGTGCGAGTCGTCGGCGGTTTCACCGAACATCAGTTTGTCGAAAAGCGCCTGCCGACGATCGAAGAGATCAACGCGATCGCGCCGGATACTCCGGTTTTCCTACTCCATCTCTATGACCGGGCGCTCCTGAACGGCGCAGCACTTCGTGCCGTCGGTTACACCCGCGATACGCCGAATCCGCCGGGCGGGGAAATTACCCGCGATACCAATGGCAATCCGACTGGCATGCTGCTGGCAAAGCCGAATGCCGGCGTTCTTTATTCGACGCTCGCCAAGGGGCCGAAACTGCCGTTCGACTACCAGGTCAATTCCACCCGCCATTTCATGCGCGAGCTGAACCGGCTCGGCGTCACCGGCGTCATTGATGCCGGGGGCGGTTACCAGAACTACCCGGACGACTATGCCGTCATTCAGAAACTCTCCGATGAAGATCAGCTTACCGTTCGCCTTGCCTACAATCTATTTACGCAGAAGCCGAAGGAAGAGAAGCAGGATTTCCTGAACTGGACGCGGTCTGTCAAATACAAGCAGGGCAACGACTACTTCCGCCACAATGGCGCTGGCGAGATGCTGGTCTTCTCGGCCGCGGATTTCGAAGACTTCCGCCAGCCGCGCCCGGACATGCCGCCGGAAATGGAAGGCGAACTTGAAGACGTGGTGCGGGTGCTGGCCGAAAACCGTTGGCCTTGGCGCCTTCATGCCACCTATGACGAAACCATCAGCCGCTCGCTCGACGTGTTCGAGAAGGTCAACAGGGACATCCCGCTCGAAGGCCTGAACTGGTTCTTCGACCATGCAGAGACGATATCGGACCGCTCCATCGATAGGATCGCAGCGCTTGGTGGTGGCATCGCGACGCAGCATCGCATGGCCTATCAGGGCGAATACTTTGTCGAACGCTATGGTCACGGCGTTGCAGAAGCCACGCCGCCGATCAAGCGCATGCTCGAGAAGGGCATCAACGTCTCCGCCGGCACAGATGCGACCCGCGTTGCCTCCTACAACCCGTGGGTTTCGCTCTCCTGGATGGTGACCGGCAAGACCGTGGGCGGCATGCAGCTCTATCCCCGCGCCAACTGCCTTGACCGCGAAACGGCGCTTAGGATGTGGACCGAAAACGTCACTTGGTTCTCCAACGAAGAAGGCAAGAAGGGCCGCATTGAGAAGGGCCAGTTCGCCGATCTCGTCGTGCCGGACAAGGACTTTTTCTCTTGCTCCGAAGACGAGATTTCATTCCTGACGTCAGACCTCACCATGGTCGGCGGCAAGATCGTCTACGGTGCCGGCGACTTCAAGGCGCTCGATGAGAACGACGTGCCGCCTGCAATGCCCGATTGGTCGCCTGTCAGGGCTTTCGGCGGTTATGCCGCCTGGGGAGACCCGGAAGGCGCCGGCAAGCGCTCGCTTCGCCGCACGGCGATATCGACATGCGGCTGTGCCAGCGACTGCGGCGTGCATGGCCACGACCATGCCGGGGCATGGACTTCGAAACTGCCAATCGCTGACCTAAAGGCCTTTTTCGGTGCTCTCGGTTGCTCCTGCTGGGCCGTATGA
- a CDS encoding VOC family protein — translation MIRDIKGLHHITSMASEARRNNAFFTETLGMRRVKKTVNFDDPTVYHLYYGNENGTPGTVVTYFPFPDAMRGRAGVGEVSETQFAVPEGSLSFWQDRLSAKDTNLLEADKIFGANRLRFIGPDGEGLALIETAGDVRTAWSGAGIDDSFAIRGFSGARFRLHDTAATTELLEFMGYQRTETEGAVTRFVIPGGNGADTIDLEALPQTPFARQGAGSVHHIAFAVENRAKQLEVRKALMDTGYQVTPVIDRDYFWAIYFRTPGGVLFEIATNEPGFNRDEDTAHLGEALKLPGRYEPYRAQIEAELAPLAA, via the coding sequence ATGATCAGGGACATCAAGGGACTGCATCACATCACGTCCATGGCATCGGAAGCCCGCCGGAACAACGCCTTCTTCACTGAGACCCTCGGCATGCGCAGGGTCAAGAAGACCGTGAACTTTGATGACCCGACTGTCTATCACCTCTACTACGGCAATGAAAATGGCACTCCTGGCACGGTCGTGACCTACTTTCCATTCCCTGACGCGATGCGCGGCCGGGCCGGCGTTGGCGAAGTCAGCGAGACACAGTTCGCCGTCCCGGAAGGCTCGCTCTCCTTCTGGCAGGATCGCCTGAGCGCGAAAGATACGAATCTCCTCGAAGCAGATAAAATCTTCGGCGCCAACCGCCTGCGCTTTATCGGTCCGGATGGTGAAGGCCTTGCCCTGATCGAAACGGCCGGCGACGTCCGTACAGCGTGGAGTGGTGCCGGAATTGATGACAGCTTCGCCATCCGGGGCTTCTCCGGGGCACGGTTTCGTCTCCACGACACGGCTGCCACCACCGAGCTTCTCGAGTTCATGGGCTACCAGCGCACTGAGACCGAAGGTGCCGTCACCCGGTTCGTTATCCCCGGCGGCAATGGTGCCGACACGATCGACCTTGAGGCCCTTCCACAAACGCCTTTCGCAAGGCAGGGCGCGGGTTCGGTTCACCACATCGCCTTCGCTGTCGAGAATCGCGCAAAACAGCTTGAAGTCCGCAAGGCCCTGATGGACACCGGTTACCAGGTCACCCCGGTCATCGACCGCGACTACTTCTGGGCGATCTACTTCCGCACCCCCGGCGGCGTGCTGTTCGAAATTGCCACCAACGAACCCGGTTTCAACCGCGACGAAGACACAGCGCACCTTGGGGAGGCTCTGAAGTTACCGGGCCGCTACGAGCCCTACCGTGCCCAAATCGAGGCCGAGCTTGCGCCACTTGCGGCCTAA
- a CDS encoding type II toxin-antitoxin system VapC family toxin, with translation MTRYLLDTNIISNVIKPEPSGSLLTWMGAQKDEDLFISSLTVAEIRRGILEKPKGKKRSSLEAWFAGPEGPQALFAGRVLSFDEKAGLVWARLMANGKAKGRSRSALDTIIAAVAEANECVVVTDNEKDFEDVQIINPLRTSGSHQEVGR, from the coding sequence GTGACGCGCTACCTCCTTGATACAAATATCATCAGCAACGTCATAAAGCCGGAGCCGTCGGGCTCGCTGCTGACGTGGATGGGCGCGCAAAAGGACGAAGATCTCTTCATTTCTTCGCTTACCGTCGCCGAAATCCGCCGAGGTATCTTAGAGAAACCAAAGGGCAAGAAGCGCAGCAGCCTTGAAGCTTGGTTCGCAGGCCCCGAGGGTCCGCAAGCGCTGTTCGCTGGCCGTGTCTTATCGTTCGACGAGAAAGCTGGCCTCGTCTGGGCGCGGTTGATGGCCAACGGCAAAGCTAAAGGCCGATCGCGAAGCGCGCTAGACACAATCATTGCCGCCGTAGCCGAAGCGAACGAGTGCGTCGTCGTGACCGACAATGAAAAAGACTTCGAGGACGTGCAGATCATCAACCCTCTCCGTACCTCTGGGAGCCACCAGGAGGTAGGCAGATGA
- a CDS encoding LysR family transcriptional regulator translates to MNDYKALRTFLLAAEKRNFAQVARELDMTPAAVTRAIAALEEDLGVQLFVRTTRQVSLTTEGAIYAAQIQPAMAALENARKDVMNTHKADHGRLRISAPTWFGQQVLPPILSSFQERFPKISFEISLADGLVNIIDDDYDLAIRISAAPSDKFTIWRKISFVRRILVAAPGSRFVNMKHPSELTPDDCLAYSGESKRENWALSDGSGSTNISAGRAFSANSGEVLASMAADGAGVAMLPKFHVAEQLRTGRLVHVLQNWSPPDLWLTLYYPPYQALPPRIASFSKFFEQQVPAFMTAME, encoded by the coding sequence ATGAACGACTATAAGGCTCTGAGGACCTTTCTTCTGGCTGCCGAGAAGCGCAACTTTGCGCAAGTCGCGCGCGAACTCGACATGACGCCCGCAGCGGTCACCAGAGCGATCGCCGCCTTGGAGGAAGACCTTGGGGTGCAGCTCTTTGTCCGAACCACGCGTCAGGTGTCGCTGACGACCGAGGGGGCGATCTACGCTGCGCAAATCCAGCCGGCGATGGCTGCGCTGGAGAATGCCCGCAAGGACGTGATGAACACGCACAAGGCCGATCACGGTCGGCTGCGGATCAGCGCGCCGACCTGGTTCGGCCAGCAGGTGCTTCCTCCCATCCTTTCAAGCTTCCAGGAGCGATTTCCCAAGATCAGCTTTGAAATCTCCCTCGCGGACGGTCTCGTGAACATCATCGACGATGACTACGACCTCGCTATCCGCATCTCGGCTGCACCGTCCGACAAGTTCACAATCTGGCGGAAGATCAGTTTCGTGCGCCGTATCCTCGTCGCCGCTCCAGGGAGCCGATTCGTAAACATGAAGCATCCCAGCGAATTGACCCCTGACGACTGCCTTGCATACAGCGGCGAGAGCAAGCGGGAGAACTGGGCGTTGTCGGACGGCAGTGGCAGTACCAACATCTCAGCAGGCCGCGCGTTTAGCGCCAACAGCGGCGAAGTCCTCGCAAGCATGGCTGCCGACGGGGCGGGTGTCGCCATGCTGCCGAAGTTCCACGTAGCCGAACAACTGCGCACCGGACGGCTAGTCCACGTCCTGCAGAACTGGTCGCCGCCGGATTTGTGGCTGACGCTCTACTATCCGCCCTATCAAGCGCTGCCCCCGCGCATCGCATCGTTTTCGAAATTCTTCGAACAACAAGTACCAGCGTTTATGACGGCAATGGAATGA